The Pan paniscus chromosome 15, NHGRI_mPanPan1-v2.0_pri, whole genome shotgun sequence genome includes a window with the following:
- the SIX1 gene encoding homeobox protein SIX1 isoform X2, protein MSMLPSFGFTQEQVACVCEVLQQGGNLERLGRFLWSLPACDHLHKNESVLKAKAVVAFHRGNFRELYKILESHQFSPHNHPKLQQLWLKAHYVEAEKLRGRPLGAVGKYRVRRKFPLPRTIWDGEETSYCFKEKSRGVLREWYAHNPYPSPREKRELAEATGLTTTQGEHRKQ, encoded by the coding sequence ATGTCGATGCTGCCGTCGTTTGGCTTTACGCAGGAGCAAGTGGCGTGCGTGTGCGAGGTTCTGCAGCAAGGCGGAAACCTGGAGCGCCTGGGCAGGTTCCTGTGGTCACTGCCCGCCTGCGACCACCTGCACAAGAACGAGAGCGTACTCAAGGCCAAGGCGGTGGTCGCCTTCCACCGCGGCAACTTCCGTGAGCTCTACAAGATCCTGGAGAGCCACCAGTTCTCGCCTCACAACCACCCCAAACTGCAGCAACTGTGGCTGAAAGCGCATTACGTGGAGGCCGAGAAGCTGCGCGGCCGACCCCTGGGCGCCGTGGGCAAATATCGGGTGCGCCGAAAATTTCCACTGCCGCGCACCATCTGGGACGGCGAGGAGACCAGCTACTGCTTCAAGGAGAAGTCGAGGGGTGTCCTGCGGGAGTGGTACGCGCACAATCCCTACCCATCGCCGCGTGAGAAGCGGGAGCTGGCCGAGGCCACCGGCCTCACCACCACCCAG